The proteins below come from a single Deltaproteobacteria bacterium RIFCSPHIGHO2_02_FULL_44_16 genomic window:
- a CDS encoding ribulose-phosphate 3-epimerase, with amino-acid sequence MGPLIAPSILVADFSKLGEEIRAVEKAGADILHIDIMDGHFVPNLTMGPDLVRSIRPLTKLPFDVHLMVEHPEKFIESFAKAGADWMSVHLEVCDLLEVLPKIKKLGCKAGAVINPETPIQKILPFVPEADFILVMTVNPGFAGQRLISEALEKVKLLVKYRKERKLPFLIEVDGGINLENISEVHEVGADMVVVGSGLFKTNNYHDTVRKLRRR; translated from the coding sequence ATGGGACCACTTATCGCACCCTCCATTTTAGTAGCTGATTTTTCGAAGCTTGGCGAAGAGATTCGCGCTGTTGAAAAAGCTGGCGCAGATATTCTCCATATCGACATCATGGACGGGCACTTTGTGCCGAACTTGACCATGGGACCAGATCTTGTCAGATCCATTCGACCTCTTACAAAACTCCCTTTTGATGTGCATTTGATGGTCGAACATCCAGAAAAATTTATTGAGTCATTTGCAAAAGCAGGTGCGGATTGGATGTCTGTCCATCTGGAAGTCTGTGATCTTTTGGAAGTGCTTCCGAAAATCAAAAAACTCGGCTGCAAAGCAGGGGCTGTGATCAACCCTGAAACCCCTATTCAAAAAATTCTTCCCTTTGTCCCTGAAGCTGATTTTATTCTCGTGATGACGGTGAACCCCGGATTTGCAGGTCAGCGACTTATCTCCGAAGCATTAGAAAAAGTAAAATTACTGGTGAAATATAGAAAGGAGCGCAAGCTCCCCTTTTTGATTGAAGTGGATGGGGGAATAAATCTCGAAAATATTTCTGAAGTGCATGAAGTTGGCGCTGATATGGTCGTGGTTGGGTCAGGGCTTTTTAAAACCAATAATTATCACGACACCGTACGAAAATTAAGACGGCGATAA
- a CDS encoding peptide deformylase — protein MTVLNIEVYPAPVLRKKAAKVKEVTEEIRLLLDDMAETMYAAPGVGLAAPQVGISHRVIVCDPNREEQNELYQMINPEIIERKGEIEWEEGCLSLPGFLTMMKRSERVTCIYLDPQGKEHKLQAEGLLAIIIQHEIDHLDGKLILDSVSTLKQELYANKLKKGKLE, from the coding sequence ATGACGGTCTTAAACATCGAAGTTTATCCTGCCCCCGTGCTTCGCAAAAAAGCGGCGAAGGTGAAGGAAGTGACCGAGGAGATCCGCTTACTTCTCGATGACATGGCAGAGACAATGTATGCGGCTCCAGGCGTCGGTTTAGCAGCACCCCAGGTTGGGATCAGTCATCGCGTCATTGTCTGCGATCCGAATCGTGAAGAGCAAAATGAACTCTATCAGATGATTAATCCCGAAATTATCGAACGCAAAGGTGAGATTGAATGGGAAGAGGGATGTCTTTCTCTTCCGGGATTTTTGACGATGATGAAGCGGAGTGAACGTGTAACGTGCATCTATCTCGATCCTCAAGGAAAGGAGCACAAGCTCCAGGCTGAAGGTCTTTTGGCGATCATCATTCAGCACGAAATCGATCACCTTGATGGAAAATTAATCCTCGATTCCGTAAGCACTTTAAAACAAGAACTCTATGCGAACAAACTCAAGAAGGGGAAATTAGAATGA
- a CDS encoding methionyl-tRNA formyltransferase: protein MKILFMGSSVFAVPSLVALLESSHDVVGIVTQPDKPAGRGYELTPCPVAVLIQEKGRQPLKPKTLRSKKVEEHFKSLHADLFVVVAYGKILPKEILAIPPKGCINVHASLLPKYRGAAPIHWAIANGETETGVTTMYLSEEMDAGDIIYSSRTEIDACEKASDLHDRLAIFGAELLQKTVEAIEKGAAPRKPQHHSEATSAPILNKEDGKIDWTLSAEEIYNRVRAFTPWPGAFTFWGGKRLQLHEVAVVESQLEMEPGTVLHVGNELAVATGAGDLYLLEVQLEGKKRMSTIEFLRGHEIKSGTKLG, encoded by the coding sequence ATGAAAATCCTCTTTATGGGTTCCTCAGTTTTTGCCGTCCCTTCTCTTGTAGCGCTTCTCGAGTCATCGCATGATGTTGTCGGAATCGTCACGCAACCGGATAAACCGGCAGGAAGAGGCTATGAATTGACTCCATGCCCTGTTGCCGTCCTTATCCAAGAAAAGGGACGCCAACCCCTGAAGCCAAAGACGCTTCGGTCAAAAAAAGTAGAGGAACATTTCAAAAGTTTGCATGCTGATCTTTTTGTCGTTGTGGCGTACGGAAAAATTCTTCCCAAAGAGATTTTAGCCATTCCTCCAAAAGGGTGCATTAATGTACACGCATCGCTTCTGCCCAAATATCGCGGGGCAGCTCCGATTCATTGGGCGATTGCGAATGGGGAGACAGAGACAGGCGTGACGACAATGTATTTAAGCGAAGAGATGGATGCGGGCGATATTATTTATTCCAGCCGTACGGAAATTGATGCGTGTGAAAAAGCGTCAGACTTGCACGATCGACTGGCGATCTTCGGCGCTGAACTTCTCCAGAAAACAGTCGAGGCCATAGAAAAGGGCGCAGCTCCAAGGAAACCGCAGCATCATAGCGAAGCAACCTCTGCGCCGATCCTCAACAAAGAAGATGGGAAGATCGATTGGACGCTTTCCGCAGAAGAAATTTACAATCGAGTTCGCGCATTTACGCCGTGGCCAGGGGCCTTTACCTTTTGGGGAGGAAAGCGATTACAACTTCATGAAGTTGCAGTTGTTGAGAGCCAGTTGGAGATGGAGCCAGGAACGGTGCTTCATGTTGGGAATGAACTTGCAGTTGCAACGGGAGCAGGGGATCTGTATCTGCTTGAAGTGCAGCTCGAAGGAAAAAAGAGAATGTCGACCATCGAGTTTTTACGTGGGCATGAGATAAAATCGGGGACAAAATTAGGATAA